The genomic stretch GCCCTGAGATTCTATCTGCTGCGGCGAAAATTCACGCAACACCGACTTAGCCCAGCTCAGCATTGACTGATTGATCATGGCATTGGGTTGGGTGAAACCGCCTTCGATTTGGCGGTAATGCAGTTGCTCATTATCGACCGTTAATTGCTCATCAATATAATCATCACTCAAGACGATTTTTTGTTTACGGCTTCGGCCAATGATTTTGACCCTTGCTGCAGCGCTTGCACTGGCTGATGACTGCACAAACTGCTGTAACTGCAGCGCTAAGTGGGTGGCTGCCGCTTGCCACGCTTCATCTAATGGTTTGTGATAAATCAGAGTGATCAGATTTTGATTAGTCTGGGTGGTCATAAATTCAACTTGAAACAACTTATGACGCAGTTGGCTATCAGCCAGTAGGGCAGTGCGCAGTGCTGGCATTAAGGCTTGAATATGCGCATGCGCAATGGGAAAGCGATCGATGCGAATGGGTACATCATTTCGACCGCGTTCAAACATGGCATAAAAGCTATCATCATGCGAATGCCAAAAACGAAACTCAGCTCTGCAGCGAAAGCCTTGCTCGCTTGATGCAAAAACCGCCAGTGCATCATCAAAACCGACCTTTGCAAGACGCATTTGCATGTCCTCTTGCTTGGCCTGAAGAAGTTGCATGTATTGATCGGGTTGAAAAATGTGCATGATGGCTGTCTTATGCTGTTATTGAGTCGAGTTGTGCTACGATTTGGATCAAAAGTGGTTGTTAGTTAAACCATTGCCGATCTCGCTGCTGCCATAGCATATGCGCCTTGTGCAGAGCATCGGCCTGACTGGATAAGCGTTGAATTTGCTTCAAACAGATTGCTAAAGTGCCGATGACAGCTTGCTCACCATAATTATCAGTGACCGAGCCACGGTAGACATTTAGCACATGCTCGGGCGATTGCTCGGCCACAATCGGTTCACGTTGTTGCTGCAGCCTTGGCCACTTCTCTTCAAATTGCTGTTGTTGATAGCAACTTTTGACCAAGCAAGTAGCGTCAGCCTTACGTTCGATTTCACCACTTTCGCCTTTGAAAACGGTTAATGATGAGTCACCCAATATATGCGCCGCCTGCTGGTGGGTGGCAGCATAGGCCGGGTGGAAAATCGATGAGAAACTATGGCTGGCTGAAAATGGGTTGATTAAACGGCATAGGGTATGAACAGGTGAGCGCAAACCAAACAGGGGGCGCATATCGATTAATGCCTGTAAGCGCGGGTTTAAACTCGCAAGGCTGAAGAACGCGAGCCCTCGCGCCGCAATGGCTTGTTCAAGTTCTGAGACGCTGTGCACTATCGGTAAGCCAAGAGATAAAAAAATCTGCTCGGTATAAAGTCTGCCTTGGGTATGTCCTTGGCTGCCGTGAACAGCGAGCTTGTAGCCTTGCTGTGCTAGAAGCGCTAACACTAATACAAACCATGCTTGTTGTTTGCGCTTGCCTGCGTAGGATGACCAATCAATATCAATTTGCACAGATCGAGAGTTGGTCTGATGTGTATCAGCAATGATTTCTCGACACGCTTTGACAAAGCCGGCAATTTCCTCAGGGCTTTCTTCTTTGACACGCAGTAGCATTAAAAATGCACCTAACTGAACATCTTCAACTTCGCCCAAAAGGATTTGTCGAAATGCAAAATGCGCCTCATCAAAGCTAAGTGAACGACTGCCGGTTTTTCCCTTCCCTAGAATTCGTATGATCGGTGAGAATGCGTTTTCTGCAGACATCTATGGGGGCCTATTAAATACAGTTGAGAGGTTTCGGTAAGCCTGCAATTTTGCTCACCAATTTAGCCGGGCTGTTAGGAAATAATGAGAGTAAATAGATGCTGTTACCTTTATCGCTGCCCAAGTTTTGCTTTACCCATTTGACTAAGGGGCGCATTTCGGGCGATATATCAAATTGCTGATAGAATGCCCTTGCTAGATGTAAAATCACAAAGTGATCGTCTGTTAGAATGATATGTTCATGGGTGGCGATCTGTCTCGCAAGCGCTTCATCCCACAATTTCAGGTCTTGTAAAAATCCCTCTTTGTCAAATAAGGTCTGTGAGCTCATAACTTACCAAGTTAAAACATGCTGAGCAGCAAGGCTCAGTGATACACATTCTTCAATGCTAATTGAGCGGAAATCAGCCATATTATCTGCGTCGATACCGCGAGCTGAGCAATCTTCATCAATAAAGAGTATTGGCTTAGGCAGTTCAAAGTTGTCTAGCTTTGCATGCAGTAAATAACAACCATCACCCATCAGAACTAATTGATCGCTGTTACCGATGCAGGCGAAAGCGTGCGTCATGTCCTGACTAAACGGCGAGCGAGTGAGAAGGTGAAGCTGCGCCATTAGAAATTAAATACCTTGTCGGCTGCTGCTATTTTTAACTGAATGTTGGCTGCGTCGACAAATTCAAGCTGATTCTCTAGGTCTTTATTGAACATCGATCTGTCTAGCGCGCGCGTTGCAATAGAATGCTTGCAAGCGAAGATATGGTTGATATCAAATAATTCGAAGCTGGACAGTGTTTTGGCAATGTTTTTCTGACCTTCGGAAACGCGTTGCTGTTGCATCAGTTGAAATACACCATCAGCCATAAATAGCACGCTAACTTGCTGTTCAAATGCCGCGCTGGCTAGCGCAAGATCTAAGGTTTCACGCGCTAAACTGGATTGGTAGGGTGCTTGGGTGATAATAAAAAGATAATGCATAGCGGTGAGACTAGTTAAACACAATATGCTGGTCACTGTGATTAACCGCATCGATCCAATCACCCAATCCAGCAAGCTGTAAGCCTGATGCGAGGTTAAATGCTGGCTTATCATATCGAGAAGCTTCATCAGCATCGATAACGCCACGTTTCATTGCAGAAGCGATACAAACCACGGCCTCGATCTTGTAAGTATCTATCAGGTCCTGCCATGCTTTGGCTGGGTTTAATTCATCTTGCGCAGATATCGATAAATTGCTGCCAAGCTGAACTGACTCATGGTAGAAAAATAAGCGTTGGATATGGTGCCCAGATTCGAGTAAGGCGCGACAATAGCTAAATGCGGCGCTGTTAATGGCGCGGCTGAAGGGGCTATGAATCAACATGATGGCAACGGATTTACTCATAGGAGCGATTATAACGGGTCTGCAATTAAGCGTCAGCAGAAAATAAAAAAGCCCGCTATGCAGCGGGCTTTTTATGGGGCCGTAATAGATGAGGCCGTAATTTTTAGACTTGATCGTTTAGTCGTCACCCATAACGCCAAGTAAGGCAAGTAAGTTGACGAAAATGTTGTAGATACTCAAGTACAGTGAAACGGTCGCTAAAATATAGTTGC from Pseudomonadales bacterium encodes the following:
- the trmA gene encoding tRNA (uridine(54)-C5)-methyltransferase TrmA, translating into MHIFQPDQYMQLLQAKQEDMQMRLAKVGFDDALAVFASSEQGFRCRAEFRFWHSHDDSFYAMFERGRNDVPIRIDRFPIAHAHIQALMPALRTALLADSQLRHKLFQVEFMTTQTNQNLITLIYHKPLDEAWQAAATHLALQLQQFVQSSASASAAARVKIIGRSRKQKIVLSDDYIDEQLTVDNEQLHYRQIEGGFTQPNAMINQSMLSWAKSVLREFSPQQIESQGDLLELYCGNGNFTVALAPMFQQVLATEVSKASVKAAHHNFAVNQRDNIKVCRLSSEEVTEAMQGQRAFRRLKEQDIEFSDYNFSTVLVDPPRAGLDPATLALVANFERILYISCNPDTLLHNLSELTSSHHIQTAAIFDQFPYTHHIETGVLLQRKVAHVK
- a CDS encoding glycosyl transferase family protein, producing the protein MSAENAFSPIIRILGKGKTGSRSLSFDEAHFAFRQILLGEVEDVQLGAFLMLLRVKEESPEEIAGFVKACREIIADTHQTNSRSVQIDIDWSSYAGKRKQQAWFVLVLALLAQQGYKLAVHGSQGHTQGRLYTEQIFLSLGLPIVHSVSELEQAIAARGLAFFSLASLNPRLQALIDMRPLFGLRSPVHTLCRLINPFSASHSFSSIFHPAYAATHQQAAHILGDSSLTVFKGESGEIERKADATCLVKSCYQQQQFEEKWPRLQQQREPIVAEQSPEHVLNVYRGSVTDNYGEQAVIGTLAICLKQIQRLSSQADALHKAHMLWQQRDRQWFN
- a CDS encoding TusE/DsrC/DsvC family sulfur relay protein, giving the protein MSSQTLFDKEGFLQDLKLWDEALARQIATHEHIILTDDHFVILHLARAFYQQFDISPEMRPLVKWVKQNLGSDKGNSIYLLSLFPNSPAKLVSKIAGLPKPLNCI
- the dsrH gene encoding sulfurtransferase complex subunit TusB; translation: MAQLHLLTRSPFSQDMTHAFACIGNSDQLVLMGDGCYLLHAKLDNFELPKPILFIDEDCSARGIDADNMADFRSISIEECVSLSLAAQHVLTW
- the tusC gene encoding sulfurtransferase complex subunit TusC, with protein sequence MHYLFIITQAPYQSSLARETLDLALASAAFEQQVSVLFMADGVFQLMQQQRVSEGQKNIAKTLSSFELFDINHIFACKHSIATRALDRSMFNKDLENQLEFVDAANIQLKIAAADKVFNF
- the tusD gene encoding sulfurtransferase complex subunit TusD, which produces MSKSVAIMLIHSPFSRAINSAAFSYCRALLESGHHIQRLFFYHESVQLGSNLSISAQDELNPAKAWQDLIDTYKIEAVVCIASAMKRGVIDADEASRYDKPAFNLASGLQLAGLGDWIDAVNHSDQHIVFN